One window of the Runella slithyformis DSM 19594 genome contains the following:
- the rplQ gene encoding 50S ribosomal protein L17 — protein sequence MRHGKKDNHLGRTSSHRSALLRNMAASLILHKRIETTLAKAKELKKFIEPILTRAKEDNTHNRRIVFSYIPEKAVVTELFSTVSDKIAARPGGYTRIIKLGTRQGDAAEICLIELVDFNETLLTATEEKATKTRRSRRGGKKSVDAETSAVEVKETKAAAPVIEEAPIEEAASSADDLEIVEGIGPKIAEALAAAGVTTFAQLADMTPEAIQEIVSAAGIGSKSPATWPQQAALARDGKFDELKTWQDELNAGQE from the coding sequence ATGAGACACGGTAAGAAAGACAATCATTTAGGACGTACCTCCTCACATCGCAGTGCTTTATTGCGTAACATGGCGGCCTCTTTGATCTTACACAAACGCATTGAGACTACGTTGGCAAAAGCAAAAGAACTTAAAAAGTTCATTGAGCCAATTTTGACACGTGCTAAAGAAGATAATACGCACAATCGTCGTATTGTTTTCTCGTACATTCCTGAAAAAGCGGTTGTAACTGAACTTTTCAGCACAGTATCTGACAAAATTGCCGCTCGCCCGGGTGGCTATACCCGTATCATCAAATTAGGTACTCGCCAAGGGGATGCTGCTGAAATTTGTTTGATTGAGCTGGTTGATTTCAACGAGACATTACTGACTGCTACCGAAGAAAAAGCAACCAAAACACGTCGTAGCCGCCGCGGTGGTAAGAAAAGTGTAGATGCTGAAACATCGGCCGTTGAAGTAAAAGAAACTAAGGCTGCTGCTCCTGTTATTGAAGAAGCACCTATTGAAGAAGCTGCTTCAAGCGCAGATGATCTGGAAATTGTAGAAGGAATTGGACCTAAGATTGCCGAAGCTCTTGCAGCTGCCGGTGTAACCACATTTGCGCAACTGGCTGACATGACCCCCGAAGCTATTCAGGAGATTGTTTCTGCTGCCGGTATCGGTTCCAAAAGCCCTGCTACATGGCCTCAGCAGGCAGCGCTTGCCCGTGATGGTAAATTTGATGAATTGAAAACTTGGCAGGATGAATTAAACGCCGGTCAGGAATAA
- the map gene encoding type I methionyl aminopeptidase: MIFLKSEEEVLLIKESAQVLGKAHAEVAKWIKPGIMTKQLDKVAEEYINDHKGQPSFKGYNGFPTALCISLNDVVVHGFPSQYQLREGDVISIDCGVKLNGFHSDSAYTYPVGNISSEVMSLLKRTKQALYLGIEQATEGKRVGDIGYAIQSYVERYGYGVVRELVGHGVGRNLHESPEVPNYGKRGQGPKLREGTVIAIEPMITLGKRAVVQEKDGWTIRTTDRKPAAHFEHTVLVRKGKAEILTTFKYIEEVTENTTLMVSV; encoded by the coding sequence ATGATTTTTCTTAAATCGGAAGAAGAAGTTCTGCTGATTAAAGAAAGTGCACAAGTTTTGGGAAAAGCCCATGCTGAAGTAGCTAAGTGGATTAAGCCCGGGATAATGACCAAGCAATTAGACAAAGTTGCTGAGGAGTATATCAATGATCATAAAGGTCAACCTTCCTTCAAGGGGTATAACGGTTTTCCGACGGCTCTTTGTATTTCTTTAAATGATGTTGTAGTTCACGGATTTCCCTCTCAATATCAACTGCGTGAAGGAGATGTTATCTCCATTGATTGTGGAGTTAAATTGAACGGATTTCATAGTGACAGTGCTTACACCTACCCCGTAGGAAATATAAGTTCAGAAGTAATGAGTCTTCTGAAACGTACCAAACAGGCACTATACTTAGGTATTGAGCAAGCCACAGAAGGAAAGAGAGTTGGAGACATTGGCTATGCCATTCAGTCCTACGTTGAAAGATACGGTTATGGAGTGGTAAGAGAATTAGTAGGACACGGAGTAGGACGAAATTTACACGAAAGCCCTGAGGTACCTAACTATGGTAAAAGAGGTCAGGGACCAAAACTTCGGGAAGGAACTGTAATTGCAATTGAGCCCATGATTACATTGGGTAAAAGAGCAGTAGTTCAGGAAAAAGATGGATGGACCATTCGTACCACTGATCGAAAACCTGCTGCCCATTTTGAACATACCGTGTTGGTTCGTAAAGGCAAAGCCGAAATTTTAACGACGTTTAAGTACATAGAAGAAGTAACCGAAAATACGACGTTAATGGTAAGCGTCTGA
- a CDS encoding DNA-directed RNA polymerase subunit alpha encodes MSILAFQMPDKVVMEKADDFHGLFEFKPLEKGFGVTIGNALRRILLSSLEGYAITSVRFPSVLHEFSSIEGVVEDVTEIVLNLKMVRFKKVSEMVDNKITVSVKNQSVVTAGDIAKFTSSFQVLNPDLVICHIDDQMTFEMEILIEKGRGYVPADEPRNQELPIGHIPIDAIYTPIKNVKYSVENTRVEQKTDYEKLLIEVSTDGSIHPEEALKGAAYILIQHFMLFSDQTMTFETQKNDEVSEVDEEMLRMRKLLKTPLADLDLSVRAYNCLKSADIKTLGDLVKLEVADMMKFRNFGKKSLTELEQLVAEKNLVFGMDVVKYRLDED; translated from the coding sequence ATGTCTATTTTAGCATTCCAAATGCCCGACAAAGTCGTAATGGAAAAAGCCGACGATTTTCACGGGTTGTTTGAGTTCAAGCCACTGGAGAAAGGTTTCGGTGTAACCATTGGAAATGCGTTGCGTCGTATTTTACTTTCATCGTTGGAAGGCTATGCCATCACCAGCGTGAGATTTCCCAGTGTGCTCCACGAATTTTCTTCGATTGAAGGAGTTGTGGAAGATGTTACCGAAATCGTGCTGAACCTTAAGATGGTTCGCTTTAAAAAGGTTTCGGAAATGGTTGATAACAAAATTACGGTGAGTGTTAAAAACCAATCGGTGGTGACAGCAGGCGATATCGCTAAGTTTACATCATCATTCCAGGTTTTGAATCCCGATTTAGTTATTTGCCACATTGACGACCAAATGACATTTGAGATGGAAATCTTGATTGAAAAAGGTCGTGGTTATGTACCCGCTGATGAACCGCGCAATCAGGAATTACCCATTGGGCACATTCCTATTGATGCGATTTACACACCCATCAAAAATGTTAAGTACAGCGTTGAAAATACGCGCGTTGAACAGAAAACTGACTACGAAAAACTGTTAATTGAGGTGTCAACGGATGGGTCAATCCACCCGGAAGAAGCATTGAAAGGCGCAGCTTACATTTTGATTCAGCACTTTATGTTGTTCTCAGATCAAACAATGACGTTTGAGACTCAGAAAAATGACGAAGTAAGCGAGGTAGATGAAGAAATGCTGCGTATGCGCAAACTTCTGAAAACACCACTTGCTGACCTTGATTTGTCAGTTCGTGCTTACAACTGCCTCAAATCAGCTGATATCAAGACCTTGGGCGACCTGGTAAAACTTGAAGTAGCCGATATGATGAAGTTCCGTAATTTCGGTAAAAAATCACTTACTGAATTGGAACAACTTGTCGCTGAGAAAAATCTGGTATTCGGTATGGATGTTGTGAAGTACCGTTTGGATGAGGACTAA
- a CDS encoding bile acid:sodium symporter family protein encodes MKSYLYTFSIIVAATIAMIFPTFFTQIGGFQLKTLIVPLLQIIMFGMGTTMSPKDFEAVVKSPKSVVIGLICQFTIMPFIGYTLATSFNLPPEIAAGVILIGCSPSGLASNVMAYIAKANVALSLTITSCATLLAPILTPLLMKLLGGAFIEVDFFKMMIEILKIIILPIGIGLLVNKLFRNQAEFLNKYMPLVSMTGIALIICIITAAGRDSLLKVGGVLVLCTLVHNLSGYLLGYWSARAMKLPEQDCRTVAIEVGLQNGGLASGIALQMGKVATVGLAPALFGPIMNITGSLLASWWSKKPTVDSSAN; translated from the coding sequence ATGAAAAGTTACCTATACACTTTTTCGATCATAGTGGCGGCCACGATAGCTATGATCTTTCCGACTTTTTTCACTCAAATCGGAGGATTTCAACTGAAAACGTTGATTGTACCGCTGCTGCAAATTATTATGTTTGGAATGGGAACCACCATGAGTCCTAAAGATTTTGAGGCTGTGGTAAAATCGCCAAAGAGTGTAGTAATAGGATTGATTTGTCAATTTACCATTATGCCGTTTATTGGCTATACGTTGGCAACAAGTTTCAATTTACCTCCGGAAATTGCCGCAGGGGTCATTTTGATCGGGTGTTCACCCAGCGGTCTGGCTTCTAATGTCATGGCGTATATTGCAAAAGCAAATGTAGCATTATCACTTACCATCACTTCCTGTGCTACTTTATTGGCCCCCATTTTGACACCCTTACTGATGAAGCTATTGGGTGGGGCCTTTATTGAGGTAGATTTCTTTAAAATGATGATTGAGATTCTTAAAATCATTATTTTACCCATTGGTATCGGATTGTTAGTCAATAAACTTTTTAGAAATCAAGCGGAGTTCTTAAATAAATACATGCCATTGGTTTCAATGACGGGGATTGCCCTGATTATTTGCATCATCACGGCTGCGGGTCGAGACAGTCTCCTAAAAGTAGGAGGGGTATTGGTTCTTTGTACATTAGTCCATAATCTTAGCGGCTATTTATTAGGGTATTGGAGCGCCAGAGCAATGAAATTGCCTGAGCAGGATTGTCGTACCGTGGCCATAGAAGTAGGGTTACAAAACGGTGGATTAGCGTCGGGTATCGCGCTTCAAATGGGAAAAGTGGCCACTGTAGGTCTTGCACCGGCACTTTTTGGTCCTATCATGAACATAACAGGTTCATTGTTGGCCAGTTGGTGGAGTAAGAAGCCTACCGTTGATTCATCTGCAAACTAA
- a CDS encoding LysE family translocator: MMEKPILILLAAAVISFVGSIQIGPVNITVIQTVLQRRFRDGLLVALGGCIPELFYAAAAVWTGMWLDQNPHIWRIMEWASVPALIMIGVFVLRSSQQTTSKTTAIANHSHVVKGFTLAIFNPQLFPYWLFILVQFQGYPPLKVQHPEEQIAFVAGAVLGAWGLLFGVAYLTGRYREQILQQLGQVNLTKALGWLFLGMAALQFFKLIH; this comes from the coding sequence ATGATGGAAAAACCCATTCTTATTCTACTGGCCGCAGCAGTAATCAGTTTTGTGGGGTCAATACAGATTGGGCCGGTGAATATTACAGTAATTCAAACGGTACTACAGCGCCGGTTTAGGGACGGGCTATTAGTGGCGTTGGGAGGATGCATCCCTGAATTGTTTTATGCAGCAGCGGCAGTATGGACAGGCATGTGGCTTGATCAAAACCCGCACATTTGGCGGATCATGGAGTGGGCTTCTGTACCGGCCCTTATTATGATAGGTGTTTTCGTATTGCGTTCTTCTCAGCAGACAACCTCTAAAACTACCGCTATTGCCAATCATTCCCATGTCGTGAAAGGGTTTACCCTGGCCATTTTTAACCCCCAGCTTTTCCCCTATTGGCTGTTTATTCTGGTGCAATTTCAGGGCTATCCGCCATTGAAAGTTCAGCATCCTGAAGAACAGATCGCCTTTGTAGCGGGAGCTGTTTTGGGAGCTTGGGGATTACTGTTCGGGGTTGCGTATCTTACAGGCCGTTACCGAGAGCAGATACTCCAACAATTAGGTCAGGTAAATCTTACCAAAGCATTGGGTTGGCTCTTTTTGGGGATGGCTGCCCTACAGTTCTTCAAGCTCATACACTAA
- the infA gene encoding translation initiation factor IF-1: protein MAKQGLIEVDGIIVEALSNAMFRVQLENKHEVIAHISGKMRMNYIKILQGDRVKLEMSPYDLSKARIIYRYK, encoded by the coding sequence ATGGCAAAACAAGGACTCATCGAAGTTGACGGAATTATAGTTGAAGCGCTCTCTAACGCTATGTTTCGAGTACAACTGGAGAATAAACATGAGGTAATTGCTCACATCTCCGGTAAGATGCGAATGAATTATATTAAAATTTTGCAGGGTGATAGAGTGAAGCTAGAGATGTCACCCTATGATCTGTCAAAAGCTCGGATTATTTATCGGTACAAATAA
- the carA gene encoding glutamine-hydrolyzing carbamoyl-phosphate synthase small subunit, whose amino-acid sequence MSSQQPALLLLEDGTALRGLALGKIGTMGGEICFNTGMTGYQEIYTDPSYYGQIVVNTNSHIGNYGVQLESEEESDSIKISGMVCNSFSQIYSRKTADFSLQNYFEKSNIVGISEVDTRQLVRHVRQKGVMNAIISSEILDEKTLMEYLKEVPSMEGLELSSVVSTTESYFMGDEATALYRIAVMDYGVKKSILLNLTQRGCFCKVFPAKTPTEEVLAWNPDGFFISNGPGDPSAMPYAVKTVQQFLETNKPLFGICLGHQILGLASGISTFKMHHGHRGLNHPVKNFQTGLCEITSQNHGFAVSPDEIEAHPDVEVTHINLNDKTIEGIKRKDKPAFSVQYHPEASPGPHDSRYLFDDFVKLFQA is encoded by the coding sequence ATGAGTTCTCAACAACCGGCACTCTTACTTCTTGAAGACGGAACAGCGCTGAGAGGATTAGCTCTCGGTAAAATCGGCACCATGGGTGGTGAAATATGTTTTAACACCGGTATGACGGGGTATCAGGAGATTTACACAGATCCTTCGTACTATGGTCAAATTGTGGTAAATACCAATTCCCACATCGGTAATTATGGCGTACAGTTGGAAAGCGAGGAAGAGTCAGATTCTATTAAAATAAGCGGAATGGTGTGTAATTCGTTTTCGCAGATTTATTCTCGAAAAACAGCTGATTTTTCCCTACAAAATTACTTTGAAAAGTCTAATATTGTAGGTATCAGTGAAGTAGATACCCGGCAATTGGTACGTCATGTAAGGCAAAAAGGAGTAATGAATGCAATCATCTCATCCGAAATTCTGGATGAGAAAACGCTTATGGAGTATCTGAAAGAAGTTCCGAGCATGGAGGGCTTAGAATTATCTTCTGTTGTGAGTACAACTGAATCCTACTTCATGGGTGACGAAGCAACGGCTCTTTATCGCATTGCTGTTATGGATTACGGTGTTAAAAAAAGCATTTTGTTAAACCTAACGCAACGAGGATGCTTTTGTAAGGTATTTCCGGCTAAAACCCCGACGGAAGAAGTTTTAGCCTGGAATCCGGACGGTTTCTTTATTTCAAATGGCCCGGGTGATCCCTCAGCGATGCCCTATGCAGTGAAGACGGTACAGCAGTTTTTGGAGACCAACAAGCCGCTTTTCGGTATCTGTTTAGGTCACCAAATTTTAGGATTGGCCAGTGGGATCTCTACTTTTAAAATGCACCATGGGCACCGTGGCCTGAACCATCCCGTGAAGAACTTTCAAACAGGCTTATGTGAAATAACTTCTCAGAACCACGGTTTTGCCGTGAGCCCGGATGAAATTGAAGCCCATCCGGACGTAGAAGTAACACATATTAATCTTAATGATAAAACAATCGAAGGAATTAAGCGGAAAGATAAGCCTGCGTTTTCGGTCCAATATCATCCCGAAGCTTCTCCGGGTCCACATGATTCCCGTTATCTTTTTGATGATTTTGTGAAGTTATTTCAGGCCTAG
- the rpmD gene encoding 50S ribosomal protein L30: MAKVRVTQVRSKIGRPEDQKRTLAALGLGKISRSIEIEINPAISGMIQKVNHLVKVEEI; encoded by the coding sequence ATGGCAAAGGTAAGAGTAACACAAGTTAGAAGTAAGATTGGACGCCCCGAAGATCAAAAGCGCACGTTAGCTGCTCTTGGTTTGGGGAAAATCAGTCGGAGTATAGAGATTGAAATCAATCCTGCCATCTCAGGCATGATTCAGAAAGTAAATCATTTGGTGAAAGTCGAAGAGATCTAA
- the rpsK gene encoding 30S ribosomal protein S11 produces MAQNKRKDKAKKRVVQVEQVGQVHIRASFNNIIISVTNLSGQVISWASAGKMGFKGSKKNTPYAAQTAAQSCAQVAYDLGMRKAEVFVKGPGSGRESAIRTVQNVGIEVTTIKDITPLPHNGCRPPKRRRV; encoded by the coding sequence ATGGCTCAAAATAAGCGTAAAGATAAAGCTAAAAAGCGCGTTGTACAGGTAGAGCAAGTGGGTCAAGTTCACATTAGAGCTTCCTTTAACAACATTATTATTTCGGTTACAAACTTGTCAGGACAGGTAATTTCCTGGGCATCTGCCGGTAAAATGGGTTTTAAAGGTTCTAAGAAAAACACCCCTTATGCCGCTCAAACAGCCGCCCAAAGTTGTGCCCAAGTTGCATACGATTTAGGTATGCGAAAAGCGGAAGTCTTTGTAAAAGGTCCGGGTTCGGGTCGTGAATCAGCCATCCGTACCGTACAGAATGTAGGAATTGAGGTTACTACCATCAAAGACATTACTCCGCTGCCGCATAACGGTTGCCGTCCCCCCAAACGTAGAAGAGTTTAG
- a CDS encoding type B 50S ribosomal protein L31 gives MKKGIHPDYREVVFWDLSSDHKFITRSCAPTKETIDFEGKNYPVYKVEVSSESHPFYTGKNTLIDTTGRVDKFFKKYGKK, from the coding sequence ATGAAAAAGGGCATTCATCCGGATTACAGAGAGGTAGTTTTTTGGGATTTGTCGAGCGATCACAAATTCATTACGCGTTCATGCGCTCCTACCAAAGAAACCATTGATTTCGAAGGCAAAAACTATCCTGTTTACAAAGTGGAAGTAAGTTCAGAATCTCACCCATTCTATACCGGCAAAAACACTTTGATTGACACCACAGGTCGTGTTGATAAATTCTTCAAAAAGTACGGCAAGAAGTAA
- the rpsD gene encoding 30S ribosomal protein S4, whose translation MARYTGPKSKISRRFGEAIMGPSKALNKKNYPPGQHGRGRRSKKSEYALQLQEKQKVKYTYGILERQFRNLFHRAAVREGITGVNLLKLCEARLDNTVYRLGIAPTRRAARQLVSHKHITIDGEVVNVPSFSLRPGQVVGVREKSKSLEAITESLAARTATTKRFNWLEWDSNSLVGKFVQYPERDQIPENVNEQAIVELYSK comes from the coding sequence ATGGCACGTTATACAGGTCCAAAGTCCAAGATTTCGAGACGTTTTGGTGAGGCCATCATGGGTCCAAGTAAAGCGCTCAATAAGAAAAATTATCCTCCCGGCCAACATGGACGCGGACGTCGCAGCAAGAAGTCAGAATATGCACTTCAATTGCAGGAAAAACAGAAGGTAAAATATACTTACGGAATCTTGGAGCGACAATTCCGTAACTTATTCCATCGTGCAGCTGTTCGTGAAGGTATTACAGGGGTAAACCTTTTAAAACTTTGTGAAGCCCGTCTTGATAACACTGTTTATCGTTTAGGCATTGCACCTACGCGTCGTGCGGCACGTCAATTGGTAAGTCACAAGCACATCACGATTGACGGAGAAGTAGTAAACGTTCCTTCTTTTTCGTTGCGCCCGGGCCAAGTAGTTGGAGTTCGCGAAAAGTCAAAATCACTCGAAGCAATCACGGAAAGCCTGGCAGCACGAACTGCTACTACAAAGCGTTTCAATTGGCTTGAGTGGGATAGCAATTCATTGGTTGGCAAATTCGTACAGTATCCGGAACGCGATCAGATTCCTGAGAATGTGAATGAGCAGGCAATCGTTGAATTGTACTCTAAATAG
- a CDS encoding SDR family NAD(P)-dependent oxidoreductase, with product MLEFKEQVAIVTGAGQGIGLEIARQLAEQGASVLLNDLDKELTEKAVELIGSEGGRCIAYSGDAAQVDFVRKMVNEAVNVFGKLTIIIANAGITTFGDFFDYTPESLQQLLDLNLRGSFFLTQAAARQMRIQGTGGRVLLMSSVTGHQAHQFLAAYGMTKAALEMLAKSLVIELSPYGITINAVAPGATMTERTAEDAEYEKTWGRITPIGRPATVRDIAHAALFLVSPKAGHITGQSLVVDGGWTAVSPSPYER from the coding sequence ATGTTAGAATTTAAAGAACAGGTTGCTATCGTGACGGGTGCCGGCCAGGGAATAGGTCTGGAAATTGCCCGGCAGTTGGCGGAGCAGGGCGCGTCAGTTCTGCTTAATGACTTAGATAAAGAATTAACGGAAAAAGCAGTTGAGTTAATCGGATCGGAAGGGGGCAGGTGTATTGCTTACAGTGGAGATGCCGCCCAAGTAGATTTTGTACGCAAAATGGTCAATGAAGCGGTAAACGTGTTTGGTAAACTCACGATCATCATTGCCAATGCGGGTATTACCACCTTTGGTGACTTCTTTGACTATACGCCTGAATCCCTGCAACAATTACTGGACTTAAACCTTCGCGGAAGCTTCTTCCTAACGCAGGCGGCTGCGCGTCAAATGCGAATACAGGGAACCGGCGGGCGCGTACTGTTAATGTCTTCTGTAACGGGGCATCAGGCGCACCAATTTCTGGCTGCGTACGGTATGACCAAAGCGGCTCTTGAAATGTTGGCAAAAAGTTTAGTGATAGAGCTATCTCCCTACGGAATTACCATCAATGCCGTGGCTCCCGGTGCCACTATGACCGAACGAACGGCAGAGGATGCCGAATATGAAAAAACGTGGGGACGTATCACGCCTATCGGACGCCCGGCTACAGTACGTGACATTGCCCACGCAGCATTATTTTTGGTTTCTCCCAAGGCAGGTCACATAACGGGACAATCGCTGGTGGTAGACGGAGGGTGGACGGCGGTGAGCCCGTCACCTTACGAGAGGTAA
- the rplO gene encoding 50S ribosomal protein L15 produces the protein MNLSSLKPASGSVKTKKRLGRGHGSGMGGTSTRGHKGAQSRSGYSQKSHFEGGQMPLQRRVPKFGFKNINRIEYKALNLDSIQELVEKTNVTVIDIEVLHNNGLVSKTDLVKILSRGELKVAVELQAHAFSKAAVEAIEKAGGKAVTL, from the coding sequence ATGAATCTTAGCTCATTAAAACCAGCCTCAGGCTCGGTTAAAACAAAAAAACGCCTAGGTAGAGGGCACGGCTCAGGAATGGGCGGTACATCTACGCGTGGACACAAAGGTGCTCAATCACGTTCAGGATATAGCCAAAAAAGTCACTTCGAAGGTGGGCAAATGCCTCTTCAAAGACGTGTACCGAAATTTGGTTTCAAGAATATCAATCGAATAGAGTACAAAGCGCTCAACCTAGATTCAATTCAGGAATTAGTTGAAAAAACTAATGTTACCGTTATTGATATCGAAGTGCTGCACAACAACGGTTTAGTTTCAAAAACTGACTTAGTAAAGATTCTTAGCCGGGGCGAATTAAAAGTTGCCGTTGAACTGCAAGCTCATGCTTTTTCAAAAGCAGCAGTAGAGGCTATCGAAAAAGCAGGCGGTAAAGCCGTTACTTTGTAA
- the secY gene encoding preprotein translocase subunit SecY: MKRFIQTLKNIFSIEELKNRILYTLLLIAVYRLGYYIVLPGVDSSKLNIDTSGLLGLLDTFLGGAFSKASIFALGIMPYISASIAIQLLTMALPYFQKMQKEGESGRKKLNQITRVLTIFVTIAQSISYLQTTISTDALLISRTAFTISSVFILTAGTIFCMWLGERITDRGIGNGTSMLIMIGIVSRFPRAIYQEAVSRGTGEALIFVLEIVALFLVVMFAVALTQAVRRVPIQYAKQVVGNKVMGGQRQYLPLKLNTSGVMPIIFAQALMFIPSLIAGLFAEKSDFASSVATTFNDYTTWQYNGLFATLIIVFTFFYTAIAISPQQIADDMKRGGGFIPGVKPGISTSDFIATVLDRITLPGGILLAVVAILPSLASMTGMTREFAQFFGGTSLLILVGVVLDTLQQVESYLLMKRYEGLMKSGRVKGRTETVAV; the protein is encoded by the coding sequence ATGAAACGGTTTATACAGACCTTAAAAAATATCTTTTCAATTGAAGAGTTAAAGAATCGAATTCTTTATACTCTCCTTTTGATTGCGGTTTATCGACTTGGCTACTATATCGTACTTCCGGGTGTCGATAGCAGTAAACTGAATATCGATACATCAGGCTTACTAGGCTTGTTAGATACATTTTTGGGAGGCGCTTTTAGCAAAGCTTCTATATTCGCCCTGGGTATCATGCCCTATATCTCTGCTTCCATTGCCATACAGTTGTTAACAATGGCACTTCCGTATTTTCAGAAAATGCAGAAGGAGGGAGAATCAGGACGTAAGAAGTTAAATCAAATAACGCGCGTATTGACCATTTTTGTTACGATTGCTCAATCGATAAGTTATTTACAGACTACTATCTCGACAGATGCCTTACTTATCAGCAGAACTGCTTTTACAATATCATCTGTATTTATCCTGACAGCAGGCACAATCTTCTGTATGTGGCTAGGAGAAAGGATTACTGATCGCGGAATTGGAAACGGAACATCAATGCTTATTATGATTGGTATTGTATCACGTTTTCCCAGAGCAATTTATCAGGAAGCTGTATCAAGGGGAACCGGCGAGGCATTGATTTTCGTACTTGAGATTGTCGCCTTGTTTTTAGTAGTTATGTTTGCAGTAGCATTGACACAGGCTGTTCGCAGAGTTCCGATTCAATATGCCAAGCAAGTAGTCGGAAATAAAGTAATGGGTGGACAGCGTCAATATCTGCCTCTGAAGCTGAACACATCAGGTGTGATGCCAATCATTTTTGCACAGGCTTTGATGTTTATTCCTTCCCTTATTGCAGGGTTATTTGCTGAAAAAAGTGATTTCGCCAGCTCAGTAGCAACCACATTTAATGATTATACAACCTGGCAGTACAATGGCCTTTTTGCAACGCTGATTATCGTATTTACGTTTTTCTACACGGCAATCGCTATCAGTCCCCAGCAAATTGCAGACGATATGAAACGAGGTGGAGGATTTATTCCGGGAGTTAAACCGGGAATTTCCACTTCAGATTTTATCGCTACCGTTTTAGATCGAATTACATTACCGGGAGGTATTCTCCTGGCAGTGGTAGCAATTCTTCCATCACTGGCAAGTATGACCGGTATGACGAGAGAATTTGCTCAGTTTTTTGGCGGCACTTCATTACTGATTTTGGTAGGGGTTGTACTTGATACTTTGCAACAGGTTGAAAGTTATCTGCTGATGAAACGTTATGAAGGATTAATGAAGTCGGGTCGTGTGAAAGGGCGCACTGAAACGGTTGCGGTATAA
- the rpsM gene encoding 30S ribosomal protein S13 codes for MARIAGVDIPDKKRGEISLTYIYGIGRSSARKILEKAGINFDKKVAEWSDEESNAVRGIINGEFNTEGALRSEVQLSIKRLMDIGCYRGLRHRKGLPVRGQRTKNNSRTRKGKRKTVANKKKATK; via the coding sequence ATGGCACGTATTGCAGGTGTTGACATTCCAGACAAAAAACGCGGAGAAATCTCGTTGACGTACATCTACGGGATTGGCCGTAGCTCTGCTCGCAAAATTTTGGAGAAAGCTGGAATCAATTTTGACAAGAAAGTAGCTGAATGGTCTGACGAAGAGTCTAACGCTGTTCGTGGAATCATTAACGGTGAATTTAATACTGAAGGAGCACTTCGTTCTGAAGTGCAGCTAAGTATCAAACGGTTGATGGATATCGGTTGTTATCGTGGGTTACGCCACCGTAAAGGGTTGCCTGTACGTGGACAAAGAACCAAAAATAATAGCCGTACTCGTAAAGGCAAGCGTAAGACGGTAGCTAACAAGAAAAAAGCTACTAAGTAG
- the rpmJ gene encoding 50S ribosomal protein L36: protein MKVKASIKKRSADCKVIRRKGKLYVINKKNPKYKQRQG from the coding sequence ATGAAAGTTAAAGCGTCTATTAAAAAGCGCAGTGCTGATTGTAAAGTGATTCGCCGGAAAGGTAAACTTTACGTTATCAATAAGAAAAATCCCAAGTACAAACAAAGACAAGGATAA